The genomic interval GCGCTCGCTACGGCAGCGGTGGACTCGGGGGCGTGGTGAACATCGTCACCCGGAGCCCCGGCGACACGGTGAGCCTGTCCGGCGAGCTCAGCTACGGAAGCTGGAACACCGCGACGGGATGGCTCGCCGCCACCGCTCCGGTGCTGGACAGCGAGCTGCTGCTCCTCGTCCACGGAGGCACGTCCTCCGGAGACTTCCCCTACCCCTTCGACCCGACCCCGACGCTCCCAGGTGACGCTCTCGAGTCGCGCCGCCGCGACAACAACGATGCACGGGGACTCGGAGCACTCCTTCGACTCCGGCATCGCCTCGCTCCAGGTGTGGTGGTGGACGCCATGGGCGAAGGTTCCCTCGATGGCCGAGGCCTCGCGGGCACTGCCCAGAACCCCGTGGCGGATGCCCGCCAGTCCAACCGTCGCGGCGTGTTGAGCCTGCGCCTGCTCGGCGCACTCGCGGGAGGCATCCAACTCTCCGCGCGAGCCCACATCCGCCAGGAGAACCTGAAGCTGTCCGGAGGCCCCATCGCACAGCAGGGCGAACAGACCTTGCTCGCGGGCGGAGCCGAAGTCGAAGGACGACTGCCACTGGGCCGTGCACACGCCCTGACGTTGACCTCGAGCGTGGGACGCGAAGGTCTCTCCACCGAAGGCGAGCCCGTGGGCAAGACACCGCACACGTCGTGGCTGCGAGCCAGCGTCATGGCGATGGATGATGTGTCCCTGTTCGACGGCGACCTTCACGTGACACCGTCACTGCGGCTGGAGCGCGTCGGCCGCTACACGCTGCTGTCTCCCAAGCTCGGCGCGCGGATGTCCCTGCCCGCGCGGCTGGAGGTCCGCGCCAATGTGGGCCAGACCCACCGCGCTCCCTCACTGATGGAGCTGTACGTCCGACAAGGCACCCTCCTCCCCAACCCGGACCTCCGCCCCGAGCGCGCTGTCTCCGCGGACGTGGCCCTCGCGCACCGGACAGAGCACTCGCTCGTATCCGTGGGCGGCTTCTACACGCTCTACGAAGACCTCATCGCCTACGAGGCCTATCCACCGTTCGCGGCCAAGCCCACCAACTTCTCCTCCGCGCGTGTCTCCGGACTCGAGGTGGACCTGGAGGCTCGGCCCACCTCCTTCCTGTCGGGCTCCGTGGCGTACACATTCCTCGTCTCGCGAAACCTCCGCGACGACCCGCGCTATTACCTGCGCGAACT from Myxococcus stipitatus carries:
- a CDS encoding TonB-dependent receptor, whose amino-acid sequence is MASGWRHLRARGAGAFVRRGLTVALFASTPAWAQASADSPEAQEPLSEVIDVVGKVPDPEPMDRASQRDPSSVVTVISVEERGGTARDTADILATSPGVSVQDSGGYGQSKSLVVRGASSNGTLVLLDGIPLNGAGGHTDLSRIPLALAREFEVMRGSAGARYGSGGLGGVVNIVTRSPGDTVSLSGELSYGSWNTATGWLAATAPVLDSELLLLVHGGTSSGDFPYPFDPTPTLPGDALESRRRDNNDARGLGALLRLRHRLAPGVVVDAMGEGSLDGRGLAGTAQNPVADARQSNRRGVLSLRLLGALAGGIQLSARAHIRQENLKLSGGPIAQQGEQTLLAGGAEVEGRLPLGRAHALTLTSSVGREGLSTEGEPVGKTPHTSWLRASVMAMDDVSLFDGDLHVTPSLRLERVGRYTLLSPKLGARMSLPARLEVRANVGQTHRAPSLMELYVRQGTLLPNPDLRPERAVSADVALAHRTEHSLVSVGGFYTLYEDLIAYEAYPPFAAKPTNFSSARVSGLEVDLEARPTSFLSGSVAYTFLVSRNLRDDPRYYLRELPHRPRHTVSARVAVGPSWLTGRAELRAQSSQLRNRTGEFVLPGRALLHAGLSSTVGRRPALTFSLDFKNLLDAHVEDFDGYPLPGRTVLASVAMALDLSPTPRKANTP